In a single window of the Chondrocystis sp. NIES-4102 genome:
- a CDS encoding alginate O-acetylation protein, which translates to MLFNSFEFVFLFLPITIAVFFWLARDEQRIKRQNPITWLVLASFFFYGWWNPLNLPLIIISMLVNYGLGYLLGNVFERGKKKKLIFILGIIFNLGLICYFKYANFIVDNINQVTGNDIIIPTIVIPLGISFYTFQQIAYLVDAYRGETKEYNLQQYVLFVLFFPQLIAGPIVHHKEVLPQFENSELYKFNKQTLAIGLSIFIAGLFKKVIFADRIAEYSNLAFTAASQGVDLTFSESWVGALGYTLQLYFDFSGYSDMAIGAAYMLGIRLPLNFNSPYKAISIVDFWRRWHITLSHFLRDYLYIPLGGSRKGSLRRYLNLVITMLLGGLWHGAGWTFVFWGGLHGIYLVINHLYRSLRQALGHNLRNDGWLLRGLGWLTTFLAVVISWVFFRANNFATAISILKSMFGFNGIQLAPFLESYLGFLRNIGVGFFGFSVNVGISQKYATFGILILLFIAWCTPNTQQWMGKYNPTLTEPIEYYQSQWQRQFWQYLSWRPNTIWTIIVAGLTSLSLLCFSRVSEFLYFQF; encoded by the coding sequence ATGCTATTTAATTCTTTTGAATTTGTTTTTCTATTTTTACCCATTACTATAGCCGTGTTTTTCTGGCTTGCCAGAGATGAGCAACGTATTAAGCGACAAAATCCGATAACTTGGTTGGTATTAGCTTCTTTCTTTTTTTATGGGTGGTGGAATCCTCTTAACCTACCTTTAATAATTATCTCGATGCTAGTTAATTATGGTTTAGGCTATTTATTAGGTAATGTTTTTGAAAGAGGAAAGAAAAAAAAATTAATATTTATTTTAGGAATTATCTTTAATTTAGGACTAATTTGCTATTTTAAATACGCGAATTTTATAGTTGACAATATTAATCAAGTTACAGGCAATGATATTATAATACCTACAATTGTAATTCCCTTAGGGATTTCATTTTATACCTTTCAACAAATAGCTTATTTAGTAGATGCCTATCGGGGGGAAACTAAAGAATATAATTTACAACAATATGTCTTATTCGTTTTGTTTTTCCCTCAACTAATTGCAGGCCCAATTGTACATCACAAGGAAGTTTTACCGCAATTTGAGAATTCAGAGCTTTATAAATTTAACAAGCAGACTTTAGCTATTGGCTTAAGCATTTTTATCGCTGGTCTATTTAAAAAAGTTATTTTCGCAGATCGCATTGCAGAATATTCAAATTTAGCTTTTACTGCTGCTTCTCAAGGAGTAGATTTAACTTTTTCTGAATCTTGGGTTGGGGCATTAGGTTATACACTACAATTATATTTTGACTTCTCAGGCTACTCAGATATGGCGATCGGTGCAGCCTATATGCTGGGGATCAGATTACCCTTAAATTTCAACTCCCCTTATAAAGCAATTAGCATCGTTGATTTTTGGCGTAGATGGCATATTACTCTTTCTCATTTTTTACGTGACTATTTATATATTCCTTTGGGAGGTAGTCGTAAAGGGTCTTTAAGACGTTATCTAAATTTGGTAATTACTATGTTACTTGGTGGTTTATGGCATGGTGCAGGTTGGACTTTCGTTTTTTGGGGTGGATTACACGGTATTTATTTAGTAATCAATCATTTATATCGCTCTTTACGGCAAGCTTTAGGGCATAATCTGAGAAATGATGGTTGGCTATTACGTGGTTTAGGTTGGTTAACCACTTTCCTTGCTGTAGTAATTTCCTGGGTATTTTTCCGTGCTAATAATTTTGCTACTGCAATCTCTATTCTTAAATCTATGTTTGGCTTTAATGGTATTCAACTAGCTCCTTTTTTAGAAAGTTATTTAGGATTTTTAAGGAATATAGGAGTAGGATTTTTTGGCTTTAGCGTTAATGTGGGCATTAGTCAAAAATATGCTACCTTTGGAATTTTAATACTGTTATTTATTGCTTGGTGTACTCCTAATACCCAACAGTGGATGGGTAAATATAATCCTACTTTGACTGAACCTATTGAGTACTATCAATCCCAATGGCAAAGACAGTTTTGGCAATATTTATCTTGGAGACCAAATACAATTTGGACAATAATTGTTGCAGGATTAACATCACTTTCTTTACTATGTTTTTCTAGGGTTAGTGAATTTTTGTATTTTCAATTTTAA
- a CDS encoding polysaccharide biosynthesis family protein — MNLDKIKIKVTNLFQSSLARDTLWMLLSKLFNVVMQAGYFILVARLLGTENYGSFVVIAASASILFPFVALGSEHVLVQNVSTNRSCFPTHWGNSLLLVIVSGCVLTSIMLLISPLIFPTNITKITELLILLADLVCLSLLDLSSKALMATDRVKKMAQLGVLSTSSKLLAALALAVFFSEPNLIVWSYLYFASSIITAVIGIIAVNKMAGLPKLSMDELKSNLGQGFYFAISASATNINAGLDKSMLGKLADVSAAGIYGSAYRFIDVGNVPLLALFGATYTRFFQHGMTGIRGSLGFAKRLLPILIFYAIASLIGYQFLAPYIPAILGEEYREAISALLWLSPLPAIAALQYLAADTLTGAGNQKSRSLIQVVAAIINLVLNILWIPQYSWKGAALATLVSDSFKLVCLWIVVFWLYSKTNKS, encoded by the coding sequence ATGAATCTTGACAAGATCAAAATTAAAGTAACTAATCTATTTCAGAGTAGTCTGGCGCGCGATACTTTGTGGATGTTGCTATCCAAATTATTTAACGTCGTAATGCAAGCAGGATATTTTATCTTGGTCGCTCGTTTGTTGGGTACAGAAAATTATGGTTCTTTTGTTGTTATTGCAGCTAGTGCCTCAATTCTTTTTCCTTTTGTAGCCTTGGGTAGCGAACATGTATTAGTACAAAATGTGTCTACTAATCGATCTTGTTTTCCTACTCATTGGGGCAACTCTTTGTTATTGGTTATAGTCAGTGGGTGTGTATTAACTAGCATTATGCTATTGATTTCTCCTCTTATTTTTCCGACAAATATTACAAAAATTACAGAATTATTGATTTTACTTGCCGATTTAGTTTGTTTATCACTTTTAGATCTAAGTTCTAAAGCTTTGATGGCAACTGATAGGGTCAAGAAGATGGCACAGTTAGGCGTTTTAAGTACTTCTAGTAAGTTATTAGCTGCCCTTGCGTTGGCGGTATTTTTTAGTGAACCTAATTTAATTGTTTGGAGTTATTTATATTTTGCAAGTTCTATAATCACGGCGGTTATTGGGATTATCGCTGTTAATAAAATGGCAGGGTTGCCTAAATTATCTATGGATGAATTAAAATCCAATCTTGGACAAGGATTTTACTTTGCCATTAGTGCTTCAGCTACTAATATCAACGCTGGATTGGATAAATCTATGCTAGGTAAATTAGCTGATGTTTCTGCTGCTGGTATATATGGCTCTGCCTATCGTTTTATCGATGTAGGCAATGTCCCGCTACTCGCACTGTTTGGTGCAACATATACCAGATTTTTTCAGCATGGCATGACGGGGATTAGAGGTAGTTTAGGATTTGCCAAACGATTATTACCAATTTTAATCTTTTATGCGATCGCTTCTTTGATTGGTTATCAATTTCTCGCTCCTTATATTCCAGCTATTTTAGGCGAAGAATACCGTGAAGCCATTTCCGCTTTACTCTGGTTATCTCCTCTTCCTGCGATCGCTGCTCTGCAATATTTAGCTGCCGATACTCTTACAGGCGCGGGAAATCAAAAATCTCGTAGTCTTATACAAGTAGTTGCTGCTATTATCAATCTTGTTTTAAATATTTTGTGGATTCCTCAGTATTCTTGGAAAGGTGCTGCCTTAGCTACCTTGGTTTCTGATTCTTTTAAATTAGTTTGTTTATGGATAGTTGTTTTTTGGTTATATAGTAAAACTAATAAATCTTAA